In Lolium rigidum isolate FL_2022 chromosome 3, APGP_CSIRO_Lrig_0.1, whole genome shotgun sequence, the genomic window CCCTCAAAGAGCAAAATTCTGCAGGACATAACTTGTGGCTGTCAGGTAATACAGACAAAGTCTAATCATCACTCATTATAATGCTGCAGATTCCACTTTTCCATTTTGGTTGCAAAGGCCATATGTTTTAACCATGGTCTGCTGTATCGTTTGAACAGGGAAACCTAGACATCTCAACACACGTTCAGTTCGCTGCGGCTGCCCAGCAATGATCCGTTTGCACCGAACGGATGATCATGGATGGTACATTCACGAGTTTAGGAAAGATCACAATCATGGGCTGGCAATAAAACGCGGGGAAAAGTTGCAGTGGCCATCACATAGAAACATTGACCCGCACACGAAGGACCTTGTTAGGAACCTCAGGGACAACAATGTGGGCCTCACGAAGGTGTTTAGTGTTATTGGGagcttcttcggatcaatggaaaaTATTCCTTTCAACAAGCGATCACTAAGGACATTGTGTGCAAGCATCAGCAGGGACCATTCAGAGGATGACGTAAAGAAAACGTATGATGCTTTTTCAGAAATGAAGCTGAAAGACCCCAACTTTCGTGACAGCTGCTTGGTAGACTCGGAAGGGACGATCAGAGCACTAATGTGGACAAACGGGAAGAGCCGTATGCAGTACAATCTGTTCGGGGATGCAATAACCTTTGACACAACCTACCGAACAAACCAGTATGACATGCCTTTTGGATTATTCGTCGGTGTCAACAACCACTTCCAAAGTATAATCCTAGGTGGTGTCCTGTTGACGAACGAGAAGACAGAGACATTTGAGTGGGTGTTCAAAGAATTTGTATCTCTAATGGGAGGGAAACCACCAGTGACCATTCTTACAGGTACGGAATTAGAAAAAGCTACACTGTTTCCACTAGTTACATACTATCTTAATACTTGTATAGAGAAATCGATATAACCCATAATTTGATGTATTTGAATCACAGATCAGTGTCGTGCAATGGAGATAGCTATTGCTGCTGTTCTCCCTGAGACAACTCATAGATGGTGCAAGTGGCATGTTTTGCGCAAAGCTAAAGAATGCATGGGATCAGTCTATTCGaaagcgtccggtttccgtgacgAGTTCCACAAGATTCTGGAGTACATGATAACAGTGGAGGAGTTTGAGGCGGCATGGTCAAGTCTCGTCGCAAAGTATGGTCTCGAGGAACACCCTTTCTTAACTCAGATTTTCGAGGTCAGAGAGAAGTGGGCGAAGCCATACTTTGCAGGAAAGTTCTGCGCCAGGATGACAAGCACCCAACGTTCTGAGAGTGCAAACCACATGCTAAAGGGTTTTGTCCCGCCAGGGTCTTCAATGAACATGTTTGTTAGGCACTACAATAAGCTGCAGTTTGACagagatgaggaggagaactaccAGGAGATGCGCAGCCGCCTGGTAAGGTCATTGCTAGTCGAACTAGTTAGAGGTTTTCATTTTACTGGTAATGTTACTCAAGTTTTTTTGTAAGCTGTTATGCCTTGAGGTTGACTTGTTGTTCACTCCATTATAAAACAAATCAGGGAGGTATAGTGCTCAACAGCGGGCTGCCTATTGAGATGCATGCGAGCAAGATTTACACGCCAAACATGTTTGGCTTGTTCAAGGTACACCTGTTCCAGTCGGGGTCATATATTGTGCAGGAGGTAATTGATGGACAAAGGTTCTTTGTGAAGCACGTATTCGCCGAGAAGAGAGAGAAATGGTCCCGGACAGAGTATGAGGTTATTTTTGATCCCCAGAGAGAGACTTTCAAGTGTGAGTGTGTGATGTACGAGCACATGGGAATGTTGTGCAGCCATGCACTCAGGGTAAGCATTGACTTGCCACTATAACAATTAATGCATCATATTACTATTGTCTAGATTATCCATAGGTCATTGCTTTTTTATAAGCTGGTGGCAGCGTTGTAATGCATGTACATTTAAAATAGGAGGATACTGTTTGATGCTAAAAATGCTAAAGATTTTCTGTTTCCCAATAATGTTTGAAAATATGAAATATCTAAAATGGGTCTGTGAGTTTTAAGCTGGTTCTAAATCCATCTTTGGGTTGGCAGGTTATGATCAGTCTAGGTATAACAGAAATACCTGCAAGCCACATCATGAGGAGGTGGACCAGAGATGCATACCGTGACATGCCTGCACATCTTATGATATATCAAAATGACAGCCCTGCTATGAAATCCACGAGCTTCCGCCACTCAGCTTTATACAGAACTGCAATTGAGATTGTTCAGATGGCGGACACTAATCCTGAGTCATACGAGGTAGCAATGTCCCACTTTTTAGATGCCATGCCTATCCTATCAGAAACAAGCAAGATAAAAGATGGTCTTGGGCTGGAAGAGAGACTTCATGCATCAGGCAAGCAAAGACAATACCAAGGAGACAGATACGAGAGCAGCAGTCTATGCCCAGACATGGTTGCTCCTCCCAAAAGGAAAGAGATGGGGCGACCAACCACAGCAAGAAGCCGGCCTGGTTACGAGAAGGTTAGTGTGCCGAGGACGAAATTTTGCACCATATGCCGTAGTAGGAGCCATAGGTCGAATGAGTGCCCATCGAACTGGAACAAGAAGCCACGGCGAGAGGCGCATTGCTCCAATTGTGGTATTGCTGGTCATAGGAAGACCAATTGTTTGACAACCAATTACTAGCAAACGAATTTATGGGATTGTGTGAGTGGATACCTGTAGGATGTTGTTAACCACATCTTGTGGAAATCCTATTTGAAGTTTTATTTTTTGTAGCTGAATTATGCACAGATTGTTATCTTGAGCTGAGTTAGAAGTTCCTGAAGGTTGTCACCACATGCTTAAGCAAATATATATCGTGGTTAACTCATTGCTCATTTCATTGTTACAAACCCCGTTGCACACTTGGGGAGTTTTATTCGTGAGCTATATACACTTTTACTCCAACAACTTGCACCCGGGGTGCAAAATAGTTCCACTTGCAAAACGGACAAAACTAGTCCCACAACCACAACTTGCAACACGGGTGCAAACTAGTCCATTTCAATCGAATTTGAGAGATTTTGAATGAATTTGAGCGAATTCGTTGGTGACTCAGCGTGCTGTTTTTGTGCTTGGTTGGATGGCTAAAGGACTCTAGGGGGCAAGTTTAACATGCGTGTGGCCATTCTctaatataagagcatctccaccgtgccccgtcgaggcccccggcgctttttcatccggacggcgaattcGGTTCGCGCGCCCGGCCTCGTTCGTCcggtttggcccttcatccatccggcgagcccacgccaccccggcccccgggagcgccGGGACTCCGGACAGTGAAAAGCGAAGGCCCGATCgtcgtgactcgacgcacgaacccaccgccacgtcgctcaaaatctccccccccTCGTATctcccgccggcaccaccccgccggcttgttgcccattccgccgccctccttccccacctgcccaaattttatgttgaatttgtttgaaatatgtcaaatggtcgaggttggggtttCGCGGGGACGGCtggacttcggcgctccccacgccaaatcttcatccaatccggcgtGGGAGCGcccagtggggatgctctaacaaaCGGCTCCTAGGGTTACTTCTAAAGAAACGCAAGGACACCTTTGTTCGATGGCTAGTGCGTACACTATTTTGTAATATATAGAATTGTTCCGTACGACGACATATATGGATAAAATCGTTGGTCAGCTAGATGACTTTACAAGCACAAAAAATGTTAAGGGTCCTTGTTCGGTGGGCAAAGGGCATTTCGGAAAATTCGGAGGATAAATACAGCCGTAGTATTTATACCGGGAGgttccatgtgatcatggtaggatCCTTTCATACTTAGAGACAGTGATAAGGGAAAAGGATGCCACCTTGCATTGTATAGTGTATCGAATGGTTCCTTATGAGAACACGTATGGATACCTTTGTTTGGTTGGCTAGATGACTTCACAAACAAAGAAAATGTCACGGATACTTTGTTCATCGGCCAAAGAACCGTATGGGCTAAATGTAGGATTCACACAACCACAGTTTCTATATCGAGAGGTTATTCATGATATCATGGTAGGATCCTTTCACCCTTGGAGACAATGATAAGGGTTAAGGACGCTTACGCCCGTTGTCTAGTATATGAGATGGTTCCTGGCAAAAACACATATGGATACCTTTGGTGGCTTGCTAGATGATTTTACAAACCAAGAAAATGCCAAGGATACTTTGTTCGGCGGCCAAAGAACCGTAGAGAAAAATCTAGGATTCAGACAACCACAATTTATATATCGAGAGGTTATTCATGATATCATGGTAGGATCCTTTCACCCTTGGAGACGAGTGATAAGGGTAAAGGTTGCTTACGCCCGTTGTCTAGTATATCAAGAAAATGGCAAGGATATTTTGTTCGGCGGCCAAAGAACCGTATGGGCAAAATGTAGGATACATACGACCACAATTTCTGTATCGAGGGGTTATTCATGATATTATGGTAGGATCTTTTCATACTTGGAGACACTAATAATGATAAAGGATGCCTACGCCTGTTGTCTAGTATATCAAATTGTTCGCTGCAACAACACATATGGATACCTTTGTTGGTTGGCTTGATGACTTTACAAACCAAGTAAATGTCAAGGATACTTTCTTCGGTGGCCAAACAATCGTATGGGCAAAATGTAGGATACATACGGCCATGATTTATGTATATCGGGAGGTtatccatgtgatcatggtaggatCATTCCATCCTTGGAGACAATGATAAGGGTAATGGACGCATGCGCCCGTTTTCTAATATATCGAATGGTACCTTACGACAACCGTTGTGGATACCTTTTTTGGTCGGCTAGATGACTTTACAAACCAATAAGATGTCAAGGCTACTTTGTTGGACGGCCAAAGAACCGTatggaaaaaatataggatacatACGTCCACGATTTCTATATCGAGAGGTtatccatgtgatcatggtaggatCCATTCATGCTTGGAGACACTGATAAGGGAAAAGGATGCCACCTCACATTGTATAACATATCAAATGGTTCCTTATGAGAACACATATGGATACCTTTGTTTGGTTGGCTAGATGACTTCACAAACAAAGAAATATCACTGATACTTTGTTCATCGGCCCAAGAACCGTATGGGCAAAATGTAGGATTCATATAGCCACAATTTCTATATCGAGAGGTTATTCATGATATCATGGTAGGATCCTTTCATCCTTGGAGACAATGATAAGGGTAAAGGACACTTACACTCGTTGTTTAGTATATCAAATGGTTCCTTACAAAAACACATATGGATACCTTTGTTGGTTTGCTAGATGACTTCACAAACCAAGAAATTGCCAAGGATACTTTGTTCGACGGCCAAAGAACCGTATGGGAAAATGTAGGATACATACAACCACAATTTCTGTATCGAGAGGTTATTCATGATATCATGGTAGGATCCTTTCATACTTAGAGACACTAATAAGGGTAAGAGATGCCTACGCATGTTGTCTAGTATATCAAATTGTTCGATACCTTTGTTGGTTGGCTTGATGACTTTACAAACCAAGAAAATGTCAAGGATACTTTGTTCGGTTGCCAAACAACCGTATGGGCAAAATGTAGGATACATATGGCCACGATTTATGTATATCGGGAGGTTATCCATGCGATCATGGTAGGATCATTTCATCTTTGGAGACAATGATAAGGGTAATGGACGCATGCGCCCGTTTTCTAATATATCGAATGGTACCTTACGACAACACGTTTTGGATACCTTTGTTGGTCGGCTAGATGACTTTGCAAACCAATAAGATGTCAAGGATACTTTGTTGGACGACCAAAGAACCATATGGGAAAAATGTAGGATACATACGAGCATGATTTCTGTATCGAGAGGTTATCCATGTGATCATGGTTGGATACATTCATGCTTGGAGACACTGATAAGGGAAAAGGATGCCACCTCGCATTATATACTTTATCGAATGGTTCCTTATGAGAACACGTATGGATAGCTTTATTTGGTTGGCTAGATGATTTCACAAACAAAGAAATGTTACGGATACTTTGTTCATCGGCCAAAGTACCGTATGGGCAAAATGTAGGATTCATATA contains:
- the LOC124704341 gene encoding protein FAR1-RELATED SEQUENCE 5-like codes for the protein MIRLHRTDDHGWYIHEFRKDHNHGLAIKRGEKLQWPSHRNIDPHTKDLVRNLRDNNVGLTKVFSVIGSFFGSMENIPFNKRSLRTLCASISRDHSEDDVKKTYDAFSEMKLKDPNFRDSCLVDSEGTIRALMWTNGKSRMQYNLFGDAITFDTTYRTNQYDMPFGLFVGVNNHFQSIILGGVLLTNEKTETFEWVFKEFVSLMGGKPPVTILTDQCRAMEIAIAAVLPETTHRWCKWHVLRKAKECMGSVYSKASGFRDEFHKILEYMITVEEFEAAWSSLVAKYGLEEHPFLTQIFEVREKWAKPYFAGKFCARMTSTQRSESANHMLKGFVPPGSSMNMFVRHYNKLQFDRDEEENYQEMRSRLGGIVLNSGLPIEMHASKIYTPNMFGLFKVHLFQSGSYIVQEVIDGQRFFVKHVFAEKREKWSRTEYEVIFDPQRETFKCECVMYEHMGMLCSHALRVMISLGITEIPASHIMRRWTRDAYRDMPAHLMIYQNDSPAMKSTSFRHSALYRTAIEIVQMADTNPESYEVAMSHFLDAMPILSETSKIKDGLGLEERLHASGKQRQYQGDRYESSSLCPDMVAPPKRKEMGRPTTARSRPGYEKVSVPRTKFCTICRSRSHRSNECPSNWNKKPRREAHCSNCGIAGHRKTNCLTTNY